The genomic DNA TTTGCTGAAAACTTTATGGCAATGCCTGTGATAAAAGGAGCTAAATCTGAAAGTGAACGATTTGCTGGTGCTGATGAAACTTATACTATTGAAGCGTTAATGCAAGATGGGAAAGCATTACAAGCAGGAACTTCTCATTTTTTAGGGCAAAATTTTGCAAAAGCATTTGATGTTAAATACACATCTAAAGAAGGAAAACAAGAATATGTTTGGGCAACGTCTTGGGGAGTTTCTACTCGTCTTATAGGAGGGTTGATCATGACGCACTCTGATGATTCAGGGTTAGTTCTGCCTCCTAAATTAGCGCCTATTCAAGTGGTCATAGTTCCTATCTATAAAGGAGAAGAACAATTAAAGGTCATTTCGGAGAAAGTAAGCGTCATGGTCAAAGAATTACGTAAAAAAGGGATTGCTGTAAAGTTTGATGATAGGGATACCTTTAGACCTGGAGCAAAATTTGCGGAATACGAATTGAAAGGAGTTCCTGTAAGAGTAGCTATGGGGAATAGAGATCTGGAAAATAATACCGTTGAAATAGCTCGTAGAGATACATTTGAAAAGAAAACAGTGTCGCAAGATGAAGTTGTAGGGGTTATAGAGAGTTTATTGGAAGAAATTCAGGAGAATTTATATGATAGAGCTCTTGCTTTTAGAAATGCACATATAACAAAGGTGGATACTTTTGAGGAGTTTAAAGAAGCTATTGAAACTAAAGGAGGTTTTGTGTCGGCTCATTGGGATGGTACTGTAGAAACCGAAAATAAAATAAAAGAATTGACTAAAGCAACTATTCGCTGCATACCAAATGAAGCAGAGGAAGAGAGTGGAGTATGCGTATTTACAGGAGAAACTTCTAGTAAACGAGTGCTTTTTGCAAAAGCGTATTAATTTTTTTTAAAAAAAGTTTGTGTAAATTAAAAAGAGTTTATATATTTGCACCCGCAATCGCAAAGAAAGCAAAATGGTCCGTTCGTCTAGGGGTTAGGACGCCAGGTTTTCATCCTGGTAACACGGGTTCGATTCCCGTACGGACTACAAGTTCTTTTACTTTTAAAAGTAAAAAAAATATTAAAAAATAAGATTTAAAAGATGTTGTAAGATTAGAAAAATAATTATACATTTGCATCCGAAATCAAAAAAATGGTCCGTTCGTCTAGGGGTTAGGACGCCAGGTTTTCATCCTGGTAACACGGGTTCGATTCCCGTACGGACTACAAGTTTTTTATAAACAACATAAGAAGTTAAGAAAATGGCAAATCATAAGTCAGCGTTAAAAAGAATAAGAAGTAATGAAGCTAAGCGCTTAAGAAATAAATATCAGCACAAAACAACACGTAATGCTGTTAGAAAATTAAGAGCTACTGAAGATAGAAAAGAAGCAGAAGGAATGTTTTCTAAAGTTGTTTCTATGTTAGATAAATTAGCTAAAAACAATATTATTCATAAGAATAAAGCTTCAAATTTAAAATCTAAGCTAGCTAAACATGTAGCTGCTCTATAATATTTTTTTAAAATTAATTTTAAAAGTGTCTCAGTTTGATTGAGACACTTTTTTTATGTTTTAAAAATAGATCTTATTATAAGATATTCTCGGATCAATCGCAAAAGTTGTGGTTAAGTAAAAACCTGAGTTAATCTGTATAAGAAAAATTCTACATTTCTCACCTCTCTAAATTGTGTTCTAAATGCTTTTACCTTTGCATTGAGGGATTCCGCGGAAGCGTTTGTGCTTCGGTTGTCAAAATAGTTGCGTATAGATTGATAATTTAAACTAATAGAGCTGGCTACAATATTAAAAGCTTTAAATTTTGATTCCTCTACCTATTTAAACCAATGTGCTGGCTTGGTATAGGCTATATCCTTGGTTATAGTTTTGTTATTAAACAGATTTTTGAGTTTTTGACAGATGCTGTATGCCTTTTTAATATCAGGATAGTTTTTAAATAATATTTTAGCTCTTTGCTGTTGTTTTAGTATCCAATCATTTTTGGATTTATATAATAAATATTTACTTCTTGCTAATAATTGTTTTAAAGTATCTGCATTAGTAAAAGTTTTAGTAGTGTATGCTTTGTTATTTTTTTAGCTTCTTTTATTTGGTTGTTTTCTTGGTCTATGGCTTCCCAACGATGTTTTATACGGATATCTTGTAAAACATCTAAGGCTAATTTCTGTACATGAAATCTATCTGTGACTTGCACAGATTTAGGAAAACATCTTTTAGCGACTAATTTCATGGAATGCGCCATGTCTAAAGTGATTTTTTTGACTTTATTAGGTTTAACACTTGGTATTTTATAAAGATATTGGATTACTTGCTCCGCCTTAGTTCCTGCAATGATAGCTACAATACTTCCTGCCTTGCCTTTGGCTTTTTTGTTAGTTATAATAGTATAGAGTTCTCCTTTAGATAAAGCGACTTCATCAGTAGAAAGTTGTTTTTCTATATTCTCGGGGAATAATAACCAATCTTTGGCATGTGATTTTTCCTTCCACTATTTAAAATCACTTAAATAATCTTTAAACTGGCGTTGTAGTTTTTTACCATTAAGCCCATAAAAACTAGCAATCGTATGGCAATCATTAGCTTTGATACTGATCAAGTGTTTTTAAAAAAACAGCGAACTCAACGGTCATTCGAGTTCCCTGTGCTATTAGATTCCAGTTTCTATAAACTAATTTTTAGCTTTTATAACATACTGGAATGGTTTAAAAGCATTCTTTAATGGTAACTAGTTTTACTAAAAGGGCTCTTAAAAGACTTATTTTTTATCTATAGTTAGATTTTTTAGTATTTGTGTAACAGTTACCACTGCTAGTAAATATTATTCATTCTTTTGGTATTGTTTAATTTGTTTCCAACGTTTTGGGTCAATTACTTTCCAATAAACCTCGTAAAAGTCTTTTTTTCAGGATTATGGTTTTTTATAAGTTCTCCAAAAAAGTTTGTTAATGCAATTTTTTCTTCATTTTGTTTCGTTAACGCATCTCTTTCTTTTTCGTCTAATACCATGACAGATGCGTAAATATATTTCCAATTCTCAAGACCAGTTGTCAGAACAGTATATTTTTTTCCGTTTGGTAAGAGGTCAATATTATTCCATATTAGTATTGGGTGATTTTTGTCACTCGGAAAAATTTCCTTATCCCATTTTCCGTATTTATCAAACATCACTTTGTGTGTGTAAAATGGAGAATAAACGCATTCATATCTTATTTCATTAATTTTTGTTGTGTCTTTATTATTTATAGTAACATATTTTTTATTCAAAATTTCCGTAAACTTATTCTTGTAAATTTTAGGGCATTTTGTTTCCTTAATAGCTTTTCGCATTGAAGAACAGTTTAAGAAAATAGAAAATATAATTGTTATGTAAATTCCTTTCATAGATTAGGTTTTAATGTTTGCTGACGTTTAGTGTATGGTACGTTTGTATCCAGTAATGCATATATACAAATTGGTATGTTTTTTTACTCTATTTTTTCTTTTAGCAAATATTTGATCTGGCCCTGAAGATATTCTCCATATTCTACTTTACTTTCCAAACTCGTTTTTTTTCCATTAAGATTCGATTTTATTGACATTTTATTATCACCAAGAAAAGTAATTTCTACGTGAGAAGCATCTTCTTTTAAACCGTGCCTTCTTGACCTTGATAAAATAAAAGACCATAAAGATTGTCCAGCCCTGAGTTTTGCATCAAGGCCTAATTTCCTCATTTTTTTAATCAATCTTAGAGCATCTTTTCCATTTGATATCCAACTATCAGAAAAACTGCAATAAAATTCTTCGATTGAATTCCAGCTCTCTATAAATTCACCTTTTATTCCTTCTCCCTTTTCATAGTATTCAGCAAGCAAACCAAATTGTATTTCAGGAAATTGATTTGTCATTTTAGATGGCATAGATTTTTTTAATACCCAATCCAATATAATTTTTCCAAGTCTTTTTACGTCGTTACTAAATATTTCAAATATTGAGCAATTATCCCATTCGAAAATGTACCTATAACTTTTTTCGTTCCCAAATAATGAGATTGTACAACTTCTAATTTCATTTTTTAATAAAAGATCATATGAGGTAGAAAAGGGCTCTGGTTGAGGAACAAGGATGTTCCTTTCTAATTTAATTAATTCAGGAAAGCTATTATTTAATTCTGTTTGTAATAGTTCTAATTCTTTACTCATTATAATCTGAGACTTGTTTTAATTAGACATAACGTTTTTATAGATACATAAAGTACATCTTTATTTAAACCAAAATAAGTTAAATATTAAAATCGTCCAAAGGATCTTTTAATTTTTTCTAGACTAGTTGTACCAACAAGAGTATAAAATATGGTTGTTTTAGGATTATTATATCCTAATGCTTCTCGAGTAAATCTAATTACTCGTTCTACTTATTAAAAGTAAAGAAAAGCACTTGGGTTAAGATGTATGGAAATTTTGACGAATAAAAGAGGGAATATAGAGGTAAGTGCGTATAAAGAGATGTTTTCAAAGATGAGAAGACGCTCTAAAAAGAAGAAGAAATAGCTAGTAAATGTAATTTTTACAAGATAGGAATAAAGAACAATAAAAAACTTTGCTTCTATAAGGTGTTGTTTTCTATGAAGTTGCGTTGTATTGCATAAAAAAGGGCAAAAAAAGGCTTGTTATTGTATAAATAGTTTCTATATTTGCAGCCGCTAACGGGCAAATAAGCAAAGTTAGCAAAGATCATTGAGAGATTGGGTTTGTAGATGTTTAAATAAAAGTTAAAAAACGTTTGTTTCGAGAGATTTAAAAGTTTTATATTTGCGCTTGTTTAATAACGAGGAGTTGATTTTTTAGCTTTTAAAATTTAAAAAAAACTTTTTCAGAAAAAAGTTTGTCAGTTTTAAAAAAGGTTATACATTTGCAACCGCTTTCTAAAAGAGAGTAACGTTCAAGAAAATTTGGAAGATTTTGAATAAAAAAATCAGTTAGTTCGAGTCTAACATTTCTACAAGAGATTATTTTAGTTTGCATAAAGATTAGAATAATAAGTTCATTGAAAATATTGAAATTGACAGCGTAAACAAAGAGTAGAATAACCACTTTATATAATAAAGTAATTCTTTTGAAACTTATTCATTCATAATATTAAAGATTATACAATGAAGAGTTTGATCCTGGCTCAGGATGAACGCTAGCGGCAGGCTTAACACATGCAAGTCGAGGGGTAACATTGTAGCTTGCTACAGATGACGACCGGCGCACGGGTGCGTAACGCGTATAGAATCTGCCTTCTACAGAGGGATAGCCTTTAGAAATGAAGATTAATACCTCATAATACTTTGGAGTGGCATCGTTTTAAAGTTAAAGATTTATCGGTAGAAGATGACTATGCGTCCTATTAGCTAGATGGTAAGGTAACGGCTTACCATGGCAACGATAGGTAGGGGTCCTGAGAGGGAGATCCCCCACACTGGTACTGAGACACGGACCAGACTCCTACGGGAGGCAGCAGTGAGGAATATTGGGCAATGGAGGCAACTCTGACCCAGCCATGCCGCGTGCAGGAAGACTGCCCTATGGGTTGTAAACTGCTTTTATACAGGAAGAAACGTACCTACGAGTAGGTATTTGACGGTACTGTAAGAATAAGGACCGGCTAACTCCGTGCCAGCAGCCGCGGTAATACGGAGGGTCCGAGCGTTATCCGGAATCATTGGGTTTAAAGGGTCCGCAGGCGGTCGATTAAGTCAGAGGTGAAATCCCATAGCTTAACTATGGAACTGCCTTTGATACTGGTTGACTTGAGTAATACGGAAGTAGATAGAATATGTAGTGTAGCGGTGAAATGCATAGATATTACATAGAATACCGATTGCGAAGGCAGTCTACTACGTATTTACTGACGCTCATGGACGAAAGCGTGGGGAGCGAACAGGATTAGATACCCTGGTAGTCCACGCCGTAAACGATGGACACTAGTTGTTGGGAAATGTCTCAGTGACTAAGCGAAAGTGATAAGTGTCCCACCTGGGGAGTACGATCGCAAGATTGAAACTCAAAGGAATTGACGGGGGCCCGCACAAGCGGTGGAGCATGTGGTTTAATTCGATGATACGCGAGGAACCTTACCAGGGCTTAAATGTGGAATGACAGGGCTAGAGATAGCTTTTTCTTCGGACATTTCACAAGGTGCTGCATGGTTGTCGTCAGCTCGTGCCGTGAGGTGTCAGGTTAAGTCCTATAACGAGCGCAACCCCTATTGTTAGTTGCTAGCAGGTAAAGCTGAGGACTCTAGCGAGACTGCCGGTGCAAACCGCGAGGAAGGTGGGGATGACGTCAAATCATCACGGCCCTTACGTCCTGGGCTACACACGTGCTACAATGGTATGGACAATGAGCAGCCATCTGGCAACAGAGAGCGAATCTACAAACCATATCACAGTTCGGATCGGAGTCTGCAACTCGACTCCGTGAAGCTGGAATCGCTAGTAATCGGATATCAGCCATGATCCGGTGAATACGTTCCCGGGCCTTGTACACACCGCCCGTCAAGCCATGGAAGCTGGGGGTGCCTGAAGTCGGTCACCGCAAGGAGCCGCCTAGGGTAAAACTGGTAACTAGGGCTAAGTCGTAACAAGGTAGCCGTACCGGAAGGTGCGGCTGGAACACCTCCTTTCTAGAGAAAGATGGTGAGTTACAAAAGGAAGTTTTACTCTTTGCTGTTAATTTTAAAATATAGACTAAGATCTTAAAAAAAAAGAGAATGATTTAAGTGTATTTATATGCTTAAGCTGTCTTAGACAGTCTCGTAGCTCAGCTGGTTAGAGCGCTACACTGATAATGTAGAGGTCGGCAGTTCGAGTCTGCCCGAGACTACAAAATTAAGACTTAGAAAAAAAAAGGAAATTCTGGAAGTTAGAGGATTCAACATTACAAGATTGAGGATTTTATAATCTAAATTTCATATGGGGGATTAGCTCAGCTGGCTAGAGCGCTTGCCTTGCACGCAAGAGGTCATCGGTTCGACTCCGATATTCTCCACAATCAGATGTAAATCTGAAAACGTTCATTGACATATTGGTAAAATGATATCGTAAAGAATCAAGATAGAGTGTTAATCTTAAGATTAACAAGATATTTTTATAAAAAAATAAATAAATATAAAGAGCTCGTTCTAGTGTAATCACTAGAGCAAAAGAACAATAAGCTAAATAAGGGCGTATGGCGGATGCCTAGGCTCTCAGAGACGATGAAGGACGTGATAAGCTGCGAAAAGTTGCGGGGAGAAGCACATATTTTAAGATCCGCAAATATCCGAATGGGGCAACCCGTCATGTTGAAGACATGTCACCTAGCAATAGGGGTAAACCCGGTGAACTGAAACATCTAAGTAACCGGAGGAAGAGAAAACAAAAGTGATTCCGTTAGTAGTGGCGAGCGAACGCGGATTAGCCCAAACCATTGTTGTTACGGCAATAATGGGGTTGTAGGACCACAATATTGATTATTAATTGAATTAGAATAGTTTGGAAAGACTAACCAAAGAAGGTGATAGTCCTGTATAGGTAAGATTAATAATTATAGTGGTATCCTGAGTAGTGCGGGACACGAGTAATCCTGTATGAATCTGCCGGGACCATCCGGTAAGGCTAAATACTCCTGAGAGACCGATAGTGAACTAGTACCGTGAGGGAAAGGTGAAAAGAACCCTAAGTAAGGGAGTGAAAGAGAACCTGAAACCGTACGCCTACAAGCGGTCGGAGCACATTAACTGTGTGACGGCGTGCCTTTTGCATAATGAGCCTACGAGTTACTGTTTCTAGCAAGGTTAAGTATTTCAGATACGGAGCCGAAGCGAAAGCGAGTCTGAATAGGGCGCATAGTTAGTAGTAGTAGACGCGAAACCGAGTGATCTACCCATGGGCAGGTTGAAGCTGTGGTAACACATAGTGGAGGACCGAACCAGTTGACGTTGAAAAGTCTTTGGATGACCTGTGGGTAGGGGTGAAAGGCCAATCAAACTCGGAAATAGCTCGTACTCCCCGAAATGCATTTAGGTGCAGCGTTGAATAAAAGTTTTATAGAGGTAGAGCTACTGATTGGATGCGGGGGCTTCACCGCCTACCAATTCCTGACAAACTCCGAATGCTATAAAATGTTTTTCAGCAGTGAGGGCATGGGTGCTAAGGTCCATGTCCGAGAGGGAAAGAACCCAGACCATCAGCTAAGGTCCCCAAATATATACTAAGTTGAATAAACGAGGTGGAACTGCTTAGACAGCTAGGATGTTGGCTTGGAAGCAGCCATTCATTTAAAGAGTGCGTAACAGCTCACTAGTCGAGCGGTTCTGCATGGATAATAATCGGGCATAAGTATATTACCGAAGCTATGGATTTTATATAATATATAAAGTGGTAGGGGAGCATTCTATATGCGTAGAAGCATAATTGTAAGATAGCGTGGAGCGTATAGAAAAGAAAATGTAGGCATAAGTAACGATAAAGGGGGCGAGAACCCCCCTCACCGAAAGACTAAGGTTTCCTCAGCGATGCTAATCAGCTGAGGGTTAGTCGGGACCTAAGGCGAATCCGAATGGAGTAGTCGATGGACAACAGGTTAATATTCCTGTACTTGTTATAATTGCGATGGGGTGACGGAGTGATGAAAGCACCGCGAACTGACGGAATAGTTCGTTGAAACATTTAGGTATTGGACCCATAGGAAAAACCGTGGATCTAGCTGAGATGTGAAAGTACAACAAGTCTTCGGATGCGTTGATAGTGTGCCTAAGGGCTTCCAAGAAAAACCTCTAAGCTTCAGATTATAAGAACCCGTACCGTAAACCGACACAGGTAGTTGGGATGAGAATTCTAAGGTGCTCGAGAGATTCATGGCTAAGGAACTAGGCAAAATAGACCCGTAACTTCGGGAGAAGGGTCGCCCTCAGTAATGAGGGCCGCAGTGAAAAGGTCCAGGCGACTGTTTATCAAAAACACAGGGCTTTGCTAAATTGAAAGATGATGTATAAGGCCTGACACCTGCCCGGTGCTGGAAGGTTAAGTGGAGTTGTTAGCATTTGCGAAGCAATGAAATGAAGCCCCAGTAAACGGCGGCCGTAACTATAACGGTCCTAAGGTAGCGAAATTCCTTGTCGGGTAAGTTCCGACCTGCACGAATGGTGCAACGATCTGGACACTGTCTCAGCCATGAGCTCGGTGAAATTGTAGTATCGGTGAAGATGCCGATTACCCGCAGCGGGACGAAAAGACCCCGTGAACCTTTACTATAGCTTAGTATTGTGTTTGGATAAGTAATGTGTAGGATAGGTGGGAGACAAAGAAGCGGCCTCGCTAGGGGTTGTGGAGTCATCGTTGAAATACCACCCTTTGCTTATCTAGATTCTAACTCAGCAATGAGGACAGTGCTTGGTGGGTAGTTTGACTGGGGTGGTCGCCTCCAAAAGAGTAACGGAGGCTTCTAAAGGTTCCCTCAGCACGCTTGGTAACCGTGCGAAGAGTGCAATGGCATAAGGGAGCTTGACTGAGAGACATACAGGTCGATCAGGTACGAAAGTAGAGCATAGTGATCCGGTGGTTCCGCATGGAAGGGCCATCGCTCAAAGGATAAAAGGTACTCCGGGGATAACAGGCTGATCTCCCCCAAGAGCTCACATCGACGGGGGGGTTTGGCACCTCGATGTCGGCTCGTCACATCCTGGGGCTGGAGAAGGTCCCAAGGGTTGGGCTGTTCGCCCATTAAAGTGGCACGCGAGCTGGGTTCAGAACGTCGTGAGACAGTTCGGTCTCTATCTGCTGTGGGCGTTAGAAATTTGCGTAGATCTGACTCTAGTACGAGAGGACCGAGTTGGACTGACCTCTAGTGTACCAGTTGTTCCGCCAGGAGCACTGCTGGGTAGCTACGTCGGGAAGGGATAAGCGCTGAAAGCATATAAGCGCGAAACCCACTACAAGATGAGATTTCTTTAAAGGGTCGTTGGAGATTACAACGTTGATAGGCTATAGGTGTAAAGGCAGTAATGTCATAGCCGAGTAGTACTAATAACCCATAGGCTTATGTATGGTCTTCCCCTCCATGTGAGGGGAGGATAGACTCTTTATAATGATTTGATTAGGATATTTTTTTACTAATATGTTAACTTTTACAGTTGGAATATACTGAACGATTTAAGGTGATTATAGCGATGGGGCTCACCTCTTACCATTCCGAACAGAGAAGTTAAGCCCATTAGCGCCGATGGTACTGCCACAGGTGGGAGAGTAGGTCGTTGCCTTGCTTTTAAAGCTCTTAGTTAAAAAACTAAGAGCTTTTTTTATGGAATTTATTTCCGAAAGGAATGCACTAGATATAAGGGCTTTTTAAGGATCAATCGCAAAAGTTGTGGTTAAGCAAAAACCTGAGTTAATCTGTATAAGAAAAATTCTACGTTTCTCACCCCTCTAAATTGTGTTCTAAATGCTTTTACCTTTGCATTGAAAGATTCCGCGGAAGCGTTTGTGCTTCGATTGTCAAAATAGTTGCGTATAGATTGATAATTTAAATTAATAGAGTTGGCTACAATACTAAAAGCTTTAAATTTTGATTCCTCTACCTCTTTAAACCAATGCGCTAGCTTGGTATAGGCTATATCCTTGGTTATAGTTTTGTTATTAAACAGATTTTTGAGTTTTTGACAGATGCTGTATGCCTTTTTAATATCAGGATAGTTTTTAAATAATATTTTAGCTCTTTGCTGTTGTTTTGGTGTCCAATCACTTTTGGATTTATATAATAAATATTTACTTCTTGCTAATAATTGTTTTAAAGTATCTGCATTAGTAAAAGTTTTAGTAGTGTATGCTTTGTTATTTTTTTAGCTTCTTTTATTTGGTTGTTTTCTTGGTCTATGGCTTTCCAACGATGTTTTATACGAATATCTTGTAAAGCATCTAAGGCTAATTTCTGCACATGAAATCTATCTGTGACTTGCACAGATTTAGGAAAGCATCTTTTAACGATTAATTTCATGGAATATGCCATGTCTAAAGTGATTTCTTTGACTTTATTAGGTTTAGCACTTGGTATTTTATAAAGATATTGGATTACTTACTCCTCCTTAGTTCCTGCAATGATAGCAACAATACTTCCTGCCTTGCCTTTGGCTTTTTTGTTAGTCGCAATAGTATAGAGTTCTGTTTTAGACAAAGCAACTTTATCAATAGAAAGTTGTTTTCCTATATTCTCAGGGGATAATAATACCAATTAAACTTTAATTTAAGTTAAATTTATTATCTTTAAGGTATGGGAAGACTGACTCAAATCCGTATTAGAGAAGATTTAGACACATTAGAATCGTACAAACAAAAAGTAACCAATTTTAAGAGTTCACAAAAGCTTAAAGTTTTGTTTTTAATTAGCTCAGGAGGTTATAAAACATTAGGTCCAATAGCTAGTATCCTTTCTATCAATTATAGTACTCTTCATAGATGGTTGAAGATATATAGAGAAAAAGGAATAGATTATTATCTAAGTCCAGACAAACGTAATAGATCCTCAAAAATAATTACTCCTGCTATTCACAAGGAGTTACAGAATCTGTTGAACCAAGAAAGAGTTCAATTCAATGGTTATAAAGATGTTCAAAAGTGGTTAGAAGTAAATCACGGTGTTAAGATTGAATATCAATGGCTTTGGAAATACTTAAAAACTAAATTAGGTACTACTCTTAAAGTTCCAAGAAAAAGTAACGTTAAGAAAGATAAAGATGCTTCGGCTGAATTTTTTAAAACTTCCTGATAGGTTTAATTTGATTAGAGATAGTCTAAATAAGAATAATAGATTTGATAGCGTCAATTTATATTTTCAAGATGAATCTCGATTTGGTCTGAAGACCTTTGTAGGTAAATGTCTATCGTTAGTAGGATTAAAACCAGTAGTGTCTTACCAACATAAATTTTCTAATACTTACCTGTGGGGTAGCTATTCTCCTATAAATGGAGATAGTTTTGTGTGGGAAATTAATGGAGTAGATTCAAAAATATTTGAAGCCTATTTAGCGGCTTTTTCTCTACATAATCCTAACGAATATAAAATTGTAGTTATAGATAATGCCGCTTTTCATTCCTCAAAAAATATTAATGTGCCTGATAATATTTTTCTCTTGAGAATACCTCCGTACACACCAGAACTTAATCCCTGTGAACAAATATGGCAATATATCAAGTATCGTTTTAGAAATAAGTATTTTCAAAATATGACAGAATTAAAACAATGGTTATATCAAATTGTAAATCAAATGGACAATGAACTTATAAAATCAATTGTAGCTGATTATAGATACAAAGAAATATTTATAACGCATTTTAAAGTTTAAATCGTATAACCAATCTTTGGCATGTGAT from Tenacibaculum maritimum NCIMB 2154 includes the following:
- a CDS encoding transposase, which produces MQYLYKIPSAKPNKVKEITLDMAYSMKLIVKRCFPKSVQVTDRFHVQKLALDALQDIRIKHRWKAIDQENNQIKEAKKITKHTLLKLLLMQIL
- a CDS encoding helix-turn-helix domain-containing protein, whose product is MGRLTQIRIREDLDTLESYKQKVTNFKSSQKLKVLFLISSGGYKTLGPIASILSINYSTLHRWLKIYREKGIDYYLSPDKRNRSSKIITPAIHKELQNLLNQERVQFNGYKDVQKWLEVNHGVKIEYQWLWKYLKTKLGTTLKVPRKSNVKKDKDASAEFFKTS
- the proS gene encoding proline--tRNA ligase, with amino-acid sequence MSKKLTKRAEDYSKWYNELVVKADLAENSAVRGCMVIKPYGYAIWEKMQGELDRMFKETGHQNAYFPLFVPKSLFEAEEKNAEGFAKECAVVTHYRLQNDPDKEGKLRVDPEAKLEEELVVRPTSEAIIWNTYKGWVQSYRDLPLLINQWANVVRWEMRTRLFLRTAEFLWQEGHTAHASKKEALCEAKQMQEVYANFAENFMAMPVIKGAKSESERFAGADETYTIEALMQDGKALQAGTSHFLGQNFAKAFDVKYTSKEGKQEYVWATSWGVSTRLIGGLIMTHSDDSGLVLPPKLAPIQVVIVPIYKGEEQLKVISEKVSVMVKELRKKGIAVKFDDRDTFRPGAKFAEYELKGVPVRVAMGNRDLENNTVEIARRDTFEKKTVSQDEVVGVIESLLEEIQENLYDRALAFRNAHITKVDTFEEFKEAIETKGGFVSAHWDGTVETENKIKELTKATIRCIPNEAEEESGVCVFTGETSSKRVLFAKAY
- a CDS encoding IS630 family transposase, which produces MLRLNFLKLPDRFNLIRDSLNKNNRFDSVNLYFQDESRFGLKTFVGKCLSLVGLKPVVSYQHKFSNTYLWGSYSPINGDSFVWEINGVDSKIFEAYLAAFSLHNPNEYKIVVIDNAAFHSSKNINVPDNIFLLRIPPYTPELNPCEQIWQYIKYRFRNKYFQNMTELKQWLYQIVNQMDNELIKSIVADYRYKEIFITHFKV
- the rpsT gene encoding 30S ribosomal protein S20 — translated: MANHKSALKRIRSNEAKRLRNKYQHKTTRNAVRKLRATEDRKEAEGMFSKVVSMLDKLAKNNIIHKNKASNLKSKLAKHVAAL
- a CDS encoding transposase, whose amino-acid sequence is MEKQLSTDEVALSKGELYTIITNKKAKGKAGSIVAIIAGTKAEQVIQYLYKIPSVKPNKVKKITLDMAHSMKLVAKRCFPKSVQVTDRFHVQKLALDVLQDIRIKHRWEAIDQENNQIKEAKKITKHTLLKLLLMQIL